A section of the Falco biarmicus isolate bFalBia1 chromosome 3, bFalBia1.pri, whole genome shotgun sequence genome encodes:
- the RMDN1 gene encoding regulator of microtubule dynamics protein 1 gives MAALALARPFCGGPTCLGRLLRRPAGGATCGPWGRGRPGARRGAGESEVLRKSLQRGLLLSTGALFFYEAHKLISGFVEVHASFKVEEVIEQADYLYGSGETEKLYRLLIQHKNSDDAELLWRLARASRDLAQLSSTSAEEKRQLAYEALECAKKALEKNESNFAAHKWYGICLSDVGDFEGIKTKIGNAIVIKEHFQRAIELNPKDATTIHLIGIWCYSFAEMPWYQRKIAATLFATPPTSTFQEALRYFHMAEEADPNFYSKNLLFLGKTYLKLNNKKMALLWLSKAKEYPAHTEEDKQVQKEALELLNSM, from the exons ATGGCGGCGCTGGCGCTGGCGCGGCCCTTCTGCGGCGGCCCCACCTGCCTGGGGAGGCTGCTCCGGCGCCCGGCGGGAGGCGCGACGTGCGGCCCgtggggccgggggcggcccggtgcccgccgcggggccggcgaGAGCGAG GTGCTCAGAAAAAGCCTTCAAAGGGGGCTTTTGCTTTCAACGGGGGCCTTGTTCTTTTATGAAGCTCACAAGCTGATTTCTGGCTTTGTTGAGGTTCATGCAAGCTTCAAAg TGGAAGAAGTTATAGAGCAAGCAGACTACCTGTATGGGAgtggagaaactgaaaagctgtaTCGGTTGCTGATTCAGCATAAAAATAG TGATGATGCAGAGTTGTTGTGGCGGCTGGCGCGGGCATCACGGGATCTAGCTCAGCTTAGTAGTACttctgcagaggagaaaagacaaCTGGCGTATGAAGCCCTTGAGTGTGCAAAAAAGgcacttgaaaaaaatgaatcaaatTTTGCAGCGCACAAG TGGTATGGAATTTGCCTCAGTGATGTTGGAGATTTTGAAGGAATCAAGACTAAAATTGGAAATGCCATTGTTATCAAAGAGCACTTCCAG AGAGCCATTGAGCTGAATCCAAAAGATGCTACAACAATTCATCTTATAGGCATTTG GTGTTACTCCTTTGCTGAAATGCCATGGTACCAAAGAAAAATAGCTGCAACACTATTTGCCACACCGCCAACCTCCACATTTCAAGAG GCTCTTCGTTACTTCCACATGGCAGAGGAAG CTGACCCAAATTTCTACAGCAAGAACTTGCTCTTTTTGGGGAAGACATACTTGAagttaaacaacaaaaagatgGCTCTTCTGTGGTTAAGCAAAGCGAAGGAGTATCCTGCACATACAGAAGAGGACAAACAG gTACAGAAAGAAGCTTTGGAGTTGCTTAATTCTATGTAA